The following proteins come from a genomic window of Montipora foliosa isolate CH-2021 chromosome 2, ASM3666993v2, whole genome shotgun sequence:
- the LOC137991422 gene encoding uncharacterized protein: MDFTKQVANQEIAEDEVMVSFDVVSLFTAIPVDKACDYIRKKLDEDTTLHLRTKLNTDDIISLLEFTLSNNYFMFNDTVYKQIHGCAMGSPVSPVVDNLCMEIIEESAIASSPTPPKVRKRYVDDSFVIIKEHSDAVTAISNHQYWSVTRNHGK; encoded by the exons ATGGACTTTACCAAACAAGTCGCAAACCAAGAAATCGCCGAGGATGAAGTAATGGTTTCGTTTGATGTCGTTTCGCTCTTTACTGCCATCCCGGTTGATAAGGCCTGTGATTACATCAGAAAAAAGCTAGACGAGGACACCACGCTACACTTAAGAACGAAGCTCAACACCGATGATATCATCTCCCTCTTGGAATTCACCCTCTCCAACAACTACTTTATGTTTAACGATACTGTCTACAAACAGATACATGGATGTGCAATGGGGAGCCCAGTTAGCCCCGTCGTAGATAATCTTTGTATGGAAATAATTGAAGAATCGGCAATCGCCTCCTCGCCAACACCGCCAAAAGTCAGGAAACGTTACGTAGATGACAGCTTTGTCATAATCAAGGAACACTCC GACGCTGTCACAGCCATCAGCAACCATCAATACTGGTCAGTAACAAGAAACCACGGCAAATAG